The proteins below come from a single Caulobacter flavus genomic window:
- the tsaD gene encoding tRNA (adenosine(37)-N6)-threonylcarbamoyltransferase complex transferase subunit TsaD, producing MTALTKSGLTKSGLTILGLETSCDETAASVVRRGADGRVEVLSSIVGTQFEQHAPFGGVVPEIAARAHVEVIDSVAAQAMRAAGIGYDALDGVAATAGPGLVGGVMVGLAFGKAVALARDLPLVAVNHLEGHAVSARLGAEVAYPFLLLLVSGGHCQLLEVGGVGACKRLGTTIDDAAGEAFDKIAKSLGLPYPGGPALEKLAQAGDASKYELPRALLGRKDCDFSFSGLKTAAARIAAALTTDQERADLAAAVQFAIARQLSERTDRAMKLYAADHPAGERRFVVAGGVAANGAVRAALLKVCQDNGFTFDAPPLAYCTDNAAMIALAGAERLAAGISDDLDAVARPRWPLDEAAALSNPSNSFGRKGAKA from the coding sequence ATGACAGCCCTTACGAAGTCTGGCCTTACGAAGTCTGGCCTTACGATCCTTGGTCTCGAGACCAGCTGCGACGAGACCGCCGCCTCGGTGGTGCGGCGCGGCGCGGACGGCCGCGTCGAGGTGCTGTCGTCGATCGTCGGCACCCAGTTCGAGCAGCACGCGCCGTTCGGCGGCGTGGTGCCCGAGATCGCCGCCCGCGCCCATGTCGAGGTCATCGACAGCGTCGCCGCGCAGGCCATGCGCGCGGCCGGCATCGGCTACGACGCGCTGGACGGCGTGGCGGCCACGGCCGGGCCTGGCCTGGTCGGCGGGGTGATGGTCGGCCTGGCGTTCGGCAAGGCGGTGGCGCTGGCCCGCGACCTGCCGCTGGTGGCGGTCAATCACCTTGAAGGCCACGCGGTCTCGGCCCGGCTGGGCGCGGAGGTGGCCTATCCGTTCCTGCTGCTGCTGGTGTCCGGCGGGCATTGCCAGCTCCTGGAAGTCGGCGGCGTGGGCGCCTGCAAGCGCCTGGGCACCACCATCGACGACGCGGCCGGCGAGGCCTTCGACAAGATCGCCAAGAGCCTGGGGCTGCCCTATCCGGGCGGCCCGGCTCTGGAAAAGCTGGCCCAGGCGGGCGACGCTTCGAAGTACGAGCTGCCGCGCGCCCTGCTGGGTCGCAAGGACTGCGACTTCTCGTTCTCGGGCCTGAAGACCGCGGCGGCCCGCATCGCCGCTGCCCTGACCACCGACCAGGAACGCGCGGACCTAGCCGCCGCGGTACAGTTCGCCATCGCCCGCCAGCTGTCCGAGCGCACCGACCGGGCCATGAAGCTCTATGCCGCCGATCACCCGGCCGGCGAGCGCCGCTTCGTCGTCGCCGGCGGTGTGGCCGCCAACGGCGCGGTGCGCGCGGCCTTGCTGAAGGTGTGCCAGGACAACGGCTTCACGTTCGACGCCCCGCCGCTGGCCTACTGCACCGACAACGCCGCCATGATCGCCCTGGCCGGGGCCGAGCGCCTGGCGGCGGGCATTTCCGACGATCTGGACGCCGTGGCGCGTCCCCGCTGGCCCCTCGACGAGGCCGCGGCGTTATCCAATCCGAGCAACAGTTTCGGTCGCAAGGGAGCCAAGGCATGA
- a CDS encoding NAD(P)H-dependent glycerol-3-phosphate dehydrogenase, whose amino-acid sequence MTFKHAGVVGAGAWGTALAQVAARAGLKVTLQAREPEVVASIAERRENTMFLPGVALEPAITAVPDMAGLASCDLILAVPPAQHLRSAMAALAPHLKPGVPVVLCSKGVEQGSLKLMTEVAAEALPGVAIAVLSGPSFAGEVARGLPAAATLACENEALGKAIVEAIAIPTFRPYWAADVIGAEAGGAVKNVLAIACGISEGKGLGRNAHAALITRGFAELTRLAVAAGGKAETVAGLCGLGDLVLTCSSSQSRNMSVGLALGAGQTLEQALAGKVSVAEGVASAPAVRALARRLSVETPICEAVAAILAGEVDVDSAILGLLSRPLKAE is encoded by the coding sequence ATGACCTTCAAGCACGCGGGCGTCGTCGGCGCCGGGGCCTGGGGCACGGCCCTGGCCCAGGTCGCGGCCAGGGCCGGCCTCAAGGTCACCCTGCAGGCCCGCGAGCCGGAAGTCGTGGCTTCGATCGCCGAGCGGCGCGAGAACACGATGTTCCTGCCGGGCGTGGCGCTGGAGCCTGCGATCACCGCCGTGCCGGACATGGCCGGCCTGGCGTCCTGCGACCTGATCCTGGCCGTGCCGCCGGCCCAGCACCTGCGCTCGGCCATGGCCGCCCTGGCGCCGCACCTCAAGCCCGGCGTCCCGGTGGTGCTGTGCTCCAAGGGCGTCGAGCAGGGCTCGCTGAAGCTGATGACCGAGGTGGCGGCCGAGGCCCTGCCGGGCGTGGCCATCGCCGTGCTGTCGGGTCCGAGCTTCGCCGGCGAGGTCGCCCGCGGCCTGCCCGCCGCCGCCACCCTGGCCTGCGAGAACGAGGCCCTGGGCAAGGCGATCGTCGAGGCCATCGCCATCCCGACCTTCCGCCCCTACTGGGCCGCCGACGTGATCGGGGCCGAGGCCGGCGGGGCGGTCAAGAACGTGCTGGCCATCGCCTGCGGCATATCCGAGGGCAAGGGCCTGGGCCGCAACGCCCACGCCGCCCTGATCACCCGGGGCTTCGCCGAGCTGACCCGACTGGCCGTGGCCGCCGGCGGCAAGGCCGAGACGGTCGCTGGCCTGTGCGGCCTGGGCGACCTCGTCTTGACCTGCTCGTCCAGCCAGTCGCGCAACATGAGCGTGGGCCTGGCGCTGGGCGCGGGCCAGACCCTGGAGCAGGCCCTGGCCGGCAAGGTCTCGGTGGCCGAAGGCGTCGCCTCGGCCCCGGCCGTCCGCGCCCTGGCCCGACGCTTAAGCGTCGAGACCCCGATCTGCGAAGCCGTCGCCGCCATCCTGGCCGGCGAGGTCGACGTCGACAGCGCCATCCTCGGCCTGCTCTCGCGCCCGCTGAAGGCGGAGTAG
- a CDS encoding YciI family protein — MPLYAIVCKDKPGALETRLAVRPKHLEYLAQSANLKIAGALLDDAGNPIGSILVVEADDKSVAQAQADNDPYTAAGIFESVEINPWRLAVGSI, encoded by the coding sequence ATGCCGCTCTACGCCATCGTCTGCAAGGACAAGCCCGGCGCCCTCGAGACCCGCCTGGCCGTGCGCCCCAAGCACCTGGAATACCTGGCCCAGTCGGCCAACCTGAAGATCGCCGGCGCCCTGCTGGACGACGCAGGCAATCCGATCGGCTCGATCCTGGTGGTCGAGGCCGACGACAAGTCGGTGGCCCAGGCCCAGGCCGACAACGACCCCTACACCGCCGCCGGGATCTTCGAGAGCGTCGAGATCAACCCGTGGCGCCTGGCCGTCGGCTCGATCTAG
- a CDS encoding Rieske (2Fe-2S) protein — MDDNPARPAPGQAICALAEIPEPGAAGFRYREGEAMFAGFVVRKDGGVFGYVDSCPHAGWPLAGFNGRFLTRENDLILCAGHAALFRIADGACVAGPCGGKFLTVWPIRVEDGQVFAA, encoded by the coding sequence ATGGACGACAATCCCGCCCGCCCAGCGCCCGGCCAGGCGATCTGCGCCCTGGCCGAAATCCCCGAGCCGGGCGCGGCGGGCTTTCGATACCGCGAGGGGGAGGCGATGTTCGCCGGCTTCGTCGTCCGCAAGGACGGCGGGGTGTTCGGCTATGTCGACTCCTGTCCGCACGCCGGCTGGCCGCTGGCCGGGTTCAACGGCCGCTTTCTCACCCGCGAGAACGACCTGATCCTGTGCGCCGGCCACGCGGCCCTGTTCCGCATCGCCGACGGGGCCTGCGTGGCGGGGCCGTGCGGCGGCAAGTTCCTGACCGTCTGGCCGATAAGGGTCGAGGACGGGCAGGTCTTCGCGGCCTGA
- a CDS encoding class I SAM-dependent methyltransferase, with amino-acid sequence MADGSNPAFDAELTDAVDARGAGAKLRSLGKINPRLAPQLARTMLAKTRDNDSAPAFAAYSEAKGFEFTSAWAANNIPFVAPLLRDFMAKRPAGGRKVRYMEIGAYEGRNLAFMDWMFPDRLDVTVIDPWFDEGLNPEEKYHAVEPRFHRNMARTTFGQVATHKGFSTYELPKMLQAGETFDLIYVDGSHTALAVMIDLCCCASLLEVGGMMVLDDYWHDISEIGGPGVKQAVDHFHAAFGRYFEVAAVYRQVALVKTAEIPR; translated from the coding sequence ATGGCCGACGGATCGAACCCCGCTTTCGACGCCGAACTGACCGACGCCGTCGACGCTCGCGGCGCCGGCGCCAAGCTGCGCTCGCTGGGCAAGATCAATCCGCGCCTGGCCCCGCAGCTGGCCCGCACCATGCTGGCCAAGACCCGCGACAACGACAGCGCGCCGGCCTTCGCCGCCTACAGCGAGGCCAAGGGCTTCGAGTTCACCTCGGCCTGGGCCGCCAACAACATTCCCTTCGTCGCCCCGCTGCTGCGCGACTTCATGGCCAAGCGCCCGGCCGGCGGCCGCAAGGTGCGCTACATGGAGATCGGCGCCTACGAGGGCCGGAACCTGGCCTTCATGGACTGGATGTTCCCCGACCGCCTGGACGTGACGGTGATCGATCCCTGGTTCGACGAGGGCCTGAACCCGGAAGAGAAGTACCACGCGGTCGAGCCGCGCTTTCACCGCAACATGGCCCGCACCACCTTCGGCCAGGTGGCGACGCACAAGGGGTTCTCGACCTACGAGCTGCCCAAGATGCTGCAGGCCGGCGAGACGTTCGACCTGATCTATGTCGACGGCAGCCACACGGCGCTGGCGGTGATGATCGACCTGTGCTGCTGCGCCAGCCTGCTGGAGGTGGGCGGCATGATGGTGCTGGACGACTACTGGCACGACATCAGCGAGATCGGCGGGCCGGGCGTGAAGCAGGCGGTCGACCACTTCCACGCCGCCTTCGGCCGCTATTTCGAGGTCGCCGCGGTCTACCGCCAGGTGGCCCTGGTCAAGACGGCCGAGATCCCCCGCTAG
- a CDS encoding KpsF/GutQ family sugar-phosphate isomerase, which yields MTDTISDAVAVGRRVLSIEAQALTQMADELGEAFARAVQVMHDAKGRIVCTGMGKSGHVARKIAATLASTGSQAMFVHPAEASHGDLGMIGPDDVVLALSKSGEARELADTLAYCKRFSIPLIAITAVATSQLGKAGDVLLLLPDAPEATAEVNAPTTSTTLQIALGDALAVALLESRGFTASDFRVFHPGGKLGAVLRTAADLMHGGDELPLVGEGAPMSEALLVMSQKRFGAVGVTDAAGALIGLITDGDLRRHMDGLMGHTAGEVMTRDPRVIGPHALAAEALKVMNERRITVLFVVEAGQPVGVLHVHDLLRAGVI from the coding sequence ATGACCGATACGATTTCCGACGCCGTGGCCGTGGGCCGCCGGGTGCTGAGCATCGAGGCCCAGGCCCTGACCCAGATGGCCGACGAGCTGGGCGAGGCCTTCGCGCGCGCCGTCCAGGTGATGCACGACGCCAAGGGGCGCATCGTCTGCACCGGCATGGGCAAGTCGGGCCACGTGGCGCGCAAGATCGCCGCCACCCTGGCCTCGACCGGCAGCCAGGCGATGTTCGTCCACCCCGCCGAGGCCAGCCACGGGGACCTGGGCATGATCGGTCCCGACGACGTGGTGCTGGCCCTGTCGAAGTCGGGCGAGGCCCGCGAGCTGGCCGACACCCTGGCCTACTGCAAGCGTTTCTCGATCCCGCTGATCGCCATTACGGCGGTGGCGACCAGCCAGTTGGGCAAGGCCGGCGACGTGCTGCTGCTGCTGCCCGACGCGCCGGAGGCCACGGCGGAGGTCAACGCCCCGACCACCTCGACCACCCTGCAGATCGCCCTGGGCGACGCCCTGGCCGTGGCCCTGCTGGAGAGCCGCGGCTTCACCGCCAGCGATTTCCGCGTCTTCCATCCGGGCGGCAAGCTGGGCGCGGTGCTGCGCACGGCGGCCGACCTGATGCACGGCGGCGACGAGCTGCCGCTGGTGGGCGAGGGCGCGCCGATGAGCGAGGCCCTGCTGGTGATGAGCCAGAAGCGCTTCGGCGCGGTGGGCGTCACCGACGCGGCCGGCGCCCTGATCGGCCTGATCACCGACGGCGACCTGCGCCGCCACATGGACGGCCTGATGGGCCATACCGCCGGCGAGGTGATGACCAGGGACCCCCGCGTCATCGGCCCCCACGCCCTGGCCGCCGAGGCGCTGAAGGTGATGAACGAGCGCCGGATCACCGTGCTGTTCGTCGTCGAGGCCGGCCAGCCGGTGGGCGTGCTGCACGTTCACGACCTGCTGCGGGCGGGGGTGATCTGA
- a CDS encoding creatininase family protein has protein sequence MLLALSTWPEIEAFLQRSKTVIVPIGSNEQHGPTGLLGTDWLCPEIIAHEASKRSDEVLVAPTFNVGMAQHHLAFPGTIFLRPSTFMAAIGDWTRSLGAHGFEKIYFLNGHGGNVATIEAAFSEIYAEYSFRKERCPFAMKLKNWWDLDGVNALAMRQFPVGHGSHATPSEIAVTQWGYPDSIKTAEYEPRIAPTGPIREALDFRARYADGRMGSDPALATPEKGGELVKQAVVSLIKDLAAFAGEARV, from the coding sequence ATGCTGCTCGCCCTCTCGACCTGGCCCGAGATCGAAGCCTTCCTCCAGCGCTCGAAGACGGTGATCGTGCCGATCGGTTCCAACGAGCAGCACGGCCCCACGGGCCTCCTGGGCACCGACTGGCTGTGCCCCGAGATCATCGCCCACGAGGCCAGCAAGCGCTCGGACGAGGTGCTGGTGGCCCCGACCTTCAACGTCGGCATGGCCCAGCACCACCTGGCCTTCCCAGGCACCATCTTCCTGCGCCCGTCGACCTTCATGGCCGCCATCGGCGACTGGACCCGCTCGCTGGGCGCCCACGGGTTCGAGAAGATCTATTTCCTCAACGGCCACGGCGGCAACGTCGCCACCATCGAGGCGGCCTTCTCGGAGATCTACGCCGAGTACAGCTTCCGCAAGGAGCGCTGCCCCTTCGCCATGAAGCTTAAGAACTGGTGGGACCTCGACGGCGTCAACGCCCTGGCCATGCGCCAATTCCCGGTCGGCCACGGCAGCCACGCCACCCCGTCGGAGATCGCCGTGACCCAGTGGGGCTATCCAGACAGCATCAAGACGGCCGAGTACGAACCCAGGATCGCCCCGACCGGCCCGATCCGCGAGGCCCTGGACTTCCGCGCGCGCTACGCCGACGGCCGCATGGGCTCGGATCCCGCCCTGGCCACCCCCGAGAAGGGCGGCGAACTGGTCAAGCAGGCCGTCGTGTCGCTGATCAAGGACCTGGCGGCGTTCGCCGGCGAGGCGCGGGTTTAG
- a CDS encoding GAF domain-containing protein: protein MAQAHARDVLAVLDGAGPALSPVAASWRRSLVLHGLDPENRKAPDTLSQRELAEVQERMGALRAAASDTLDALFQAVGAQGSCVLLTDSAGVPVDRRGAAADDPVFHRWGLWTGAVWSEAREGTNGIGTCIAEQRTLTIHRDQHFHTRNIGLSCTVAPLFDPQGRLAGALDVSSCRPGLDGMTGLMEAVVNDAARRIEAKAFREAFPGARIVLLADGRADRASTPMLAVDADDVVIGATRAARQALELTDDKLRRGLPSPDRGADLEDAERAAVRRALGAAGGNVSAAASALGVSRATLHRKINRLGLGRG, encoded by the coding sequence ATGGCCCAAGCCCACGCCCGGGACGTGCTGGCCGTGCTCGATGGCGCGGGGCCCGCCCTGTCGCCGGTGGCCGCCTCGTGGCGGCGCAGTCTCGTCCTGCACGGCCTGGATCCCGAGAACCGAAAGGCCCCCGACACCCTTTCCCAGCGCGAGCTCGCCGAAGTCCAGGAGCGCATGGGCGCCCTGCGCGCGGCGGCCTCCGACACGCTGGACGCCCTGTTCCAGGCGGTGGGCGCGCAGGGGTCCTGCGTGCTGCTGACCGACAGCGCCGGCGTGCCGGTCGACCGGCGGGGCGCGGCGGCCGACGACCCGGTGTTCCACCGCTGGGGCCTGTGGACCGGGGCGGTGTGGAGCGAGGCCCGCGAGGGCACCAACGGCATCGGCACCTGCATCGCCGAGCAGCGCACCCTGACCATCCACCGCGACCAGCACTTCCACACCCGTAACATCGGCCTTAGCTGCACCGTCGCGCCGCTGTTCGATCCGCAGGGGCGTCTGGCCGGGGCGCTGGACGTCTCGTCCTGCCGGCCGGGGCTGGACGGCATGACCGGCCTGATGGAGGCGGTGGTCAATGACGCCGCCCGCCGCATCGAGGCCAAGGCCTTCCGCGAGGCCTTCCCCGGCGCGCGGATCGTGCTGCTGGCCGACGGCCGCGCCGACCGCGCCTCGACCCCGATGCTGGCCGTCGACGCCGACGACGTGGTCATCGGCGCCACCCGCGCCGCCCGCCAGGCGCTGGAGCTGACCGACGACAAGCTGCGGCGCGGCCTGCCTTCGCCCGATCGCGGGGCCGACCTGGAAGACGCCGAGAGGGCCGCCGTGCGCCGGGCGTTGGGGGCGGCGGGCGGGAATGTGTCCGCAGCTGCGAGCGCGCTGGGCGTGAGCCGCGCGACCCTGCACCGTAAGATCAATCGGCTGGGACTGGGGCGGGGTTAA
- the adh gene encoding aldehyde dehydrogenase translates to MTKPEFIDSLSRPPFKARYDNFIGGQWVAPADGRYFDNASPITGRKICEIARSQAEDVERALDAAHAAKDAWGKTSVAERSRILLKIADRMEENLATLANAETWDNGKPIRETTAADLPLAIDHFRYFAGCLRSQEGAISEIDHDTIAYHFHEPLGVVGQIIPWNFPLLMACWKLAPAIAAGNCVVLKPAEQTPASIMVLFELIGDLLPPGVVNVVNGFGLEAGKPLASSPRIAKIAFTGETSTGRLIMQYASQNLIPVTLELGGKSPNIFFADVAAEDDDFLDKALEGFAMFALNQGEVCTCPSRALVQKSVYDRFMEKALKRVQAVVQGNPLDPATMIGAQASEEQLNKILGYMDVGRNEGARLLTGGSRTVLPGQLADGFYVEPTVFEGHNKMRIFQEEIFGPVLAVTTFETEDEALEIANDTTFGLGAGVWTRDGSRAYRFGRGIQAGRVWTNCYHAYPAHAAFGGYKQSGVGRETHKMMLDHYQQTKNLLVSYSAKALGFF, encoded by the coding sequence ATGACCAAGCCAGAGTTCATCGACTCGCTGTCCCGCCCGCCGTTCAAGGCGCGCTACGACAACTTCATCGGCGGCCAGTGGGTCGCGCCGGCCGACGGCCGCTATTTCGACAACGCCTCGCCGATCACCGGCCGCAAGATCTGCGAGATCGCCCGCTCTCAGGCCGAGGATGTCGAGCGCGCCCTGGACGCCGCCCACGCCGCCAAGGACGCCTGGGGCAAGACCAGCGTCGCCGAGCGCTCGCGCATCCTGCTGAAGATCGCCGATCGCATGGAGGAGAACCTCGCGACCCTGGCCAACGCCGAGACCTGGGACAACGGCAAGCCGATCCGCGAGACCACGGCCGCCGACCTGCCGCTGGCCATCGACCACTTCCGCTATTTCGCCGGCTGCCTGCGCAGCCAGGAAGGCGCGATCTCCGAGATCGACCACGACACCATCGCCTACCACTTCCACGAGCCGCTGGGCGTGGTCGGCCAGATCATCCCGTGGAACTTCCCACTGCTGATGGCCTGCTGGAAGCTGGCCCCGGCCATCGCCGCCGGCAATTGCGTGGTGCTGAAGCCCGCCGAGCAGACCCCGGCCTCGATCATGGTGCTGTTCGAGCTGATCGGCGACCTGCTGCCTCCCGGCGTGGTCAACGTCGTCAACGGCTTTGGCCTCGAGGCCGGCAAGCCTCTCGCCTCCAGCCCGCGCATCGCCAAGATCGCCTTCACCGGAGAGACGTCGACCGGGCGGCTGATCATGCAGTACGCCAGCCAGAACCTGATCCCGGTGACGCTGGAGCTGGGCGGCAAGTCGCCCAACATCTTCTTCGCCGACGTGGCCGCCGAGGACGACGACTTCCTCGACAAGGCCCTGGAAGGCTTCGCCATGTTCGCCCTGAACCAGGGCGAGGTCTGCACCTGCCCCAGCCGCGCCTTGGTGCAGAAGTCGGTCTACGACCGGTTCATGGAAAAGGCGCTGAAGCGCGTGCAGGCGGTGGTGCAGGGCAATCCGCTGGATCCCGCCACCATGATCGGCGCCCAGGCCTCCGAGGAGCAGCTGAACAAGATCCTCGGCTACATGGACGTGGGCCGCAACGAGGGCGCCCGGCTGCTGACCGGCGGGTCGCGCACCGTGCTGCCGGGCCAGCTGGCCGACGGTTTCTATGTCGAGCCCACCGTGTTCGAGGGCCACAACAAGATGCGGATCTTCCAGGAGGAGATCTTCGGGCCGGTGCTGGCGGTGACCACCTTCGAGACCGAGGACGAGGCGCTGGAGATCGCCAACGACACCACCTTCGGCCTCGGCGCCGGGGTGTGGACCCGCGACGGCTCCCGCGCCTATCGCTTCGGGCGCGGCATCCAGGCCGGCCGGGTGTGGACCAACTGCTACCACGCCTATCCCGCCCACGCGGCCTTCGGCGGCTACAAGCAGTCGGGCGTGGGCCGCGAGACGCACAAGATGATGCTCGACCACTACCAGCAGACCAAGAACCTGCTGGTCAGCTACAGCGCCAAGGCGCTGGGCTTCTTCTGA